One Penaeus monodon isolate SGIC_2016 chromosome 34, NSTDA_Pmon_1, whole genome shotgun sequence DNA segment encodes these proteins:
- the LOC119594623 gene encoding ERI1 exoribonuclease 3-like, whose amino-acid sequence MSTILLKSRLRGEKVVCWQRLCKRQLATSSRVPPRLFNSHLLQRESPKMTNRIPQDFDYFLVLDFEATCDQDKLIQPQEIIEFPVLKINASSFETESIFHEFIKPFHNPKLTDFCIRLTTISQAEVDNGKPFRTVMHLFDTWIKEEVGLDKNFLFVTCGDWDLKTMLPSQCQKENIQVPNYCKKWHNIKKVLCNFF is encoded by the exons GCTTAGAGGAGAAAAAGTTGTATGTTGGCAAAGGCTATGCAAAAGGCAGTTGGCAA ccTCCTCCAGGGTGCCACCGCGACTCTTTAATTCACACTTGCTGCAAAGGGAATCCCCCAAGATGACGAATAGGATTCCCCAAGACTTTGATTACTTTCTTGTTTTAGACTTTGAGGCAACATGTGACCAGGATAAATTAATTCAGCCA CAGGAAATAATTGAGTTCCCAGTGTTGAAAATAAATGCAAGCTCATTTGAAACAGAATCAATTTTCCATGAGTTTATAAAACCCTTTCACAACCCAAAGCTGACAGACTTTTGCATAAGACTAACGACTATTTCACAA GCTGAGGTGGACAATGGCAAGCCATTTCGCACAGTGATGCACTTGTTTGACACTTGGATCAAGGAGGAAGTTGGTCTAGACAAAAACTTCCTCTTTGTCACATGTGGAGACTGGGACCTTAAGACTATGTTGCCAAGCCAGTGCCAGAAAGAGAACATCCAGGTACCTAATTATTGCAAGAAGTGgcataatattaaaaaggtactgtgtaattttttttga